The Daucus carota subsp. sativus chromosome 9, DH1 v3.0, whole genome shotgun sequence genome window below encodes:
- the LOC108201550 gene encoding LOW QUALITY PROTEIN: glutamate receptor 2.8 (The sequence of the model RefSeq protein was modified relative to this genomic sequence to represent the inferred CDS: deleted 1 base in 1 codon; substituted 2 bases at 2 genomic stop codons), which yields MFSDTAIQLQPVFAQWIQNTHALAPSATAPGATTSTSLTWGGGDIVAVGGKVALLPISLGTADFLFKIGKEARVAIEVAIHDFNCSRNQNLLLHFXNSQGKPVRAALAARDLLSTHGVKAILGGHAWNEALAIAEVTNEEALDVTVFLSFADSSPSTPTFPWFIQATPSQQVQVNAIAAITESWGLHRVTLIYENIPTISSPELIVSQLSQALQKTGGELSYILTLNSISLNSIPKELIQLKKQKNRVFVIHSTLESCCRLYQNAKLMNMTGDGYAWIATNSITDQFHAIGPKKMSSLQGIIGTKSYFSEILTEYPDFRKIFGSNFRDMYPDEEYDQPGIYALQAYDATRALLYRSNITNEFQRFSAADLISSTEEKNFCIVSIIGKTCRNGYWTKGLGFSGTIDDKASXSNSIDVLKDILWPAQPWHTERRRRFLAGTSGTIRVGVPAKSLFRQFVKVETHPKTNVVSYDGFSIKVYEEALKIAYVDTDLTFNYTPFEGEYDDLVEQIALGRFDAVAGDVTILEKRHRYADFSQPYTESGMVLIVPIRSRLPSRLWLFLKPFTKEMWGLIVVITIYNGFTVWLIERKYTPEFRSGSVSNQIGTFFWLAFTTLFTLRGDRLHSNLSRIAMVVWLFVALIITQSYTASLASMLTAQRLEPAIKDVATLKKMNATVGYCRGSFLKLYMINALGFNSANINKYPSTAEYAKALNSKEIAGIFLEVPSAKVFLAQYCKSFIKTEKTFKDGGYGFAFEKEFPRLPDINKAIMNITESGKLLELENKYINSEECVDADSIPEEDASIGLNSFSILFALTGCTSTIALGVYVVRYFLISLPKQRILFRAFAKRWRHYRRQLSARVISVENPRNPPDDPYWEARHSFSTVSDIESLEDNLEP from the exons ATGTTTTCGGATACCGCTATACAATTACAACCTGTCTTTGCTCAATGGATACAAAACACCCATGCTTTAGCACCTAGTGCAACGGCTCCGGGTGcaacaacaagcaccagttTAACTTGGGGAGGCGGTGATATAGTAGCAGTGGGTGGTAAAGTGGCTTTGTTACCTATTTCATTAGGAACTGCAGATTTTTTG TTCAAGATAGGCAAAGAGGCTAGAGTGGCCATAGAGGTGGCTATTCATGATTTCAATTGCAGTAGAAATCAGAACCTCCTTCTTCACTTCTGAAACTCTCAAGGCAAGCCAGTCCGTGCAGCTTTGGCGG CACGAGATCTTTTATCAACACATGGCGTAAAAGCCATTCTGGGAGGTCATGCATGGAACGAAGCATTGGCTATTGCTGAGGTGACTAATGAGGAAGCTCTTGATGTAACCGTGTTTCTGTCTTTCGCTGATTCATCTCCATCCACACCAACATTCCCTTGGTTCATTCAAGCCACACCAAGCCAGCAAGTTCAGGTGAATGCAATTGCTGCTATTACAGAGTCCTGGGGATTGCATCGAGTGACTCTAATATATGAGAACATCCCAACGATATCCTCACCCGAGTTAATAGTCTCTCAACTCTCTCAGGCACTTCAAAAAACTGGGGGCGAACTATCCTACATTCTTACTCTCAATTCCATCTCTCTCAATTCCATACCGAAAGAGCTAATTCAGCTAAAGAAACAGAAAAACAGAGTGTTTGTGATTCACTCAACTCTTGAATCATGTTGTCGCCTGTACCAAAATGCAAAACTAATGAACATGACCGGAGATGGTTATGCATGGATAGCAACAAACAGCATCACAGATCAGTTCCACGCCATCGGTCCCAAAAAAATGTCA TCACTGCAAGGTATTATTGGAACAAAAAGTTACTTTTCAGAAATCTTGACAGAATATCCAGATTTCAGAAAAATATTCGGGTCAAACTTTAGGGATATGTACCCTGATGAAGAATATGACCAGCCTGGCATATATGCTTTACAGGCCTATGACGCAACACGAGCTCTTCTCTACAGATCAAATATTACTAATGAGTTCCAAAGATTTTCGGCTGCTGATTTGATTAGTTCCACGGAAGAAAAAAATTTTTGT ATTGTTAGTATCATTGGAAAGACTTGTCGGAATGGGTATTGGACAAAAGGGcttggattttcaggaactaTAGATGACAAAGCTTCTTAAAGCAATTCTATAGACGTTTTGAAAGATATCCTGTGGCCTGCACAACCATGGCACACGGAGAGAAGACGTCGttttcttgcaggtacatcaGGGACTATAAGGGTGGGTGTTCCGGCCAAGTCCCTTTTCAGGCAATTTGTAAAGGTTGAGACTCATCCCAAAACTAATGTAGTTTCTTACGATGGATTCTCAATAAAAGTGTACGAAGAAGCCCTGAAAATTGCATATGTTGACACTGACTTGACATTCAATTATACTCCGTTTGAAGGAGAGTATGATGATCTGGTCGAACAAATTGCCCTTGGG AGGTTTGATGCGGTTGCTGGTGATGTAACAATTTTGGAAAAAAGACACAGGTATGCAGATTTCTCTCAGCCTTACACAGAATCAGGAATGGTGTTAATAGTACCCATTCGATCTAGATTACCTAGTCGGTTGTGGCTCTTCTTGAAGCCCTTTACGAAAGAAATGTGGGGCCTAATTGTAGTCATTACCATTTACAACGGCTTTACAGTTTGGTTGATAGAGAGAAAGTACACTCCTGAATTCAGATCAGGCAGTGTCTCGAATCAAATTGGAACATTCTTTTGGCTAGCGTTTACAACACTCTTTACACTGCGTG GGGATAGACTACATAGTAATTTATCTAGAATTGCAATGGTGGTGTGGCTTTTTGTTGCGCTAATAATCACACAGAGTTACACAGCTAGCCTTGCTAGTATGCTCACAGCTCAGAGGCTTGAACCGGCCATAAAGGATGTTGCAACACTCAAAAAGATGAATGCAACAGTTGGGTATTGCCGAGGTTCATTTCTTAAATTATACATGATCAATGCCTTAGGTTTCAACTCTGCAAATATCAACAAGTATCCATCAACAGCTGAGTACGCCAAGGCCCTCAACAGCAAAGAAATAGCAGGCATCTTTCTTGAAGTTCCTTCTGCTAAAGTCTTTCTTGCTCAGTACTGCAAAAGCTTTATAAAAACAGAGAAAACCTTCAAAGATGGAGGATATGGTTTT GCATTTGAGAAGGAATTTCCAAGGCTTCCAGATATAAACAAGGCAATAATGAACATTACTGAATCCGGGAAGCTCTTAGAACTTGAGAATAAATACATAAACTCCGAGGAGTGTGTGGATGCAGATTCGATTCCAGAAGAGGATGCTAGTATCGGATTAAATAGCTTCTCGATACTATTTGCCTTAACCGGATGCACATCAACAATTGCTCTTGGTGTATATGTTGTTAGATACTTTCTAATTTCATTGCCAAAACAAAGGATTCTTTTCAGAGCATTTGCCAAGAGATGGAGACATTATCGAAGACAGTTATCTGCTAGAGTAATAAGTGTCGAAAACCCGAGAAATCCTCCTGATGATCCCTACTGGGAAGCAAGGCATTCCTTTAGTACAGTAAGTGATATAGAAAGCCTTGAAGATAATCTTGAACCTTGA